In a genomic window of Chrysemys picta bellii isolate R12L10 chromosome 1, ASM1138683v2, whole genome shotgun sequence:
- the ECHDC3 gene encoding enoyl-CoA hydratase domain-containing protein 3, mitochondrial — protein sequence MAASLRLWRLKPSRILRGPVASGFSSGATAGSGQQPQLEKLTSTRQLDGIRHIILNNPKKRNALSLSMLKCLRDDILHDIESKALRVIIISAEGPVFSAGHDLKELSSEQDTKHHIEVFETCAEVMTLLQKLPVPVIAKVNGLATAAGCQLVASCDIAVASEKSRFATPGVKVGLFCSTPAVAVGRALSRKVALEMLFTGEPISAHDALLHGLISRVVPEDKLEEETMKIARKICETSRSVVALGKATFYKQMALDLDAAYRMTSRVMVDNLTLKDGQEGIEAFIQKRKPTWSHSVNTACK from the exons ATGGCTGCGAGCCTGAGACTCTGGAGGCTGAAGCCCTCCCGGATCCTCCGCGGCCCCGTTGCCTCTGGGTTCAGCAGCGGCGCCACAGCTGGATCGGGgcagcagccacagctggagaaACTCACCAGCACTCGGCAGCTGGATGGCATCAG ACACATTATCTTGAATAACCCTAAGAAAAGAAATGCTCTGTCACTCTCTATGCTGAAGTGTCTCCGCGATGATATTCTGCATGATATCGAAAGCAAGGCTCTCAGAGTCATCATCATTTCAG CGGAAGGACCTGTATTTTCCGCTGGCCATGATTTAAAGGAATTGTCTAGTGAACAGGACACGAAGCACCATATTGAAGTATTTGAGACCTGCGCTGAG GTCATGACTCTGCTCCAAAAACTCCCCGTACCAGTGATTGCCAAGGTAAATGGCTTGGCTACGGCAGCAGGCTGCCAGCTGGTGGCGAGCTGTGACATTGCAGTAGCGAGTGAGAAATCCAGGTTTGCTACACCCGGAGTCAAGGTCGGGCTGTTCTGCTCCACACCAGCGGTGGCTGTAGGGAGAGCCCTTTCTAGAAAG GTTGCATTAGAGATGCTGTTCACAGGAGAGCCTATTTCTGCCCACGATGCATTGCTGCATGGACTTATCAGCAGGGTGGTACCAGAAGACAAGCTGGAAGAGGAGACCATGAAAATTGCACGCAAGATATGTGAAACTAGCCGGTCTGTTGTGGCACTGGGGAAAGCCACCTTTTACAAACAGATGGCACTGGACCTTGATGCTGCCTACAGAATGACCTCCCGGGTCATGGTGGACAATCTGACCCTGAAGGATGGACAGGAAGGAATAGAGGCCTTTATTCAGAAGCGCAAGCCTACCTGGTCACATAGTGTGAACACAGCTTGCAAATGA